Sequence from the Maniola hyperantus chromosome Z, iAphHyp1.2, whole genome shotgun sequence genome:
CATGCGCCAGCGTCTCCCTGTgatgcgactcgtttgatgtcgtgtCAGTctggtaataaaacatattttaacatttatgtaggtatttattttagtgACAATAACAGCTCGTAAAATAATAATCAGCTAAATTGACATTCTTTTAGTTACTGCTTAAAAGCTACATTTTATACTGCAGCTATATTTTTAAGACGAAAAAAACCAATTATGTTCTAATTGCTTAGTCACGTCTTCCCGTGAACAATTGACTTAGCACATTATACAGGGTGGAAAAAAATCATGAGCCCCAGAGGGAAACTACCTTAAATCCTTAAGATCATAATTTACTTAAAGGGAACAttctcttatttttaaaaagaaataaaactacCTATCTTACTCAAGGATTTAAGGTAGTTTTCCTCCAAGGCCCATGATTTTTTTCCAGCctgtatataaatattttatatactttaGGTAACggttatatttttcatttttttccaaatcaaaaaatttatttattttatgcatctaGGACTAGTGTCTTTTATGCTAAGTCTCAACCGCCGAAATCAAATTCTAGCTGAATGCTAAGCCATGACAAAATATGATAACTTCATACTAtgcaggctgtaaccagaaagctagcaaaaagttagagttattgttatactatctaaacacaatgcaataccaataaccatttgcttaATTTTGTAGTAGTGACTTAGTAttattcaaacccgcaatgtatagcgttcaaaactggggtcaatgcctcACCTAAGTCTTGGCTTTGACTCCCAATGGCCTACttgcgcaacgttcgttgattaAAAgacaacgaacgttgcgtaagtaggtgtcagtcataatagctatctgcatgccaaattttagtgcgatccgtccagtagtttgagctgtgcgttgatagatcagtcagtcagtcaccttttccttttatatatatagatatatcgTGAACACAAAATAGGTATAGGATATttatttcgcgttttttgtggtatcttatcagtactatcacctgtcttcgtttttgctagcgttctgattacaccctgtatagatcacttacatattatttaagaaatatgTTATAACTAGGCATAAGCCATGACTCTTGTTATATATCCAATTCTAGGTACTGAGGCTATAAGAGTGGATATAAacgtttaatttatttaaacccAACTGTAACTAAGTATGTACTTATGAATTTATAGTACGTTCCAACACAATCAAATCTAATAGAGGTCTCTGGGATCTaaagagataatattattatcataaataacAAATGAAACCTTTAACAACACTTTTTAGTTAAAACATCTCCAGGTCTAACCTATCAAGCAAAAAATTacacatttaattacttaatattcaTTCAAATGTCTTTAAACAACAATGATCATACACTTAACACTAGACATTATTTTAGAATGATTCTATATTGcctttggatttttttttattattttgataaatatgcaataataatattatgttatgtaaaaaAGAAGCAGACACATTACATACCTATCAAAAGTAAAGTTGGGTCACATTATTGTGGAGCGTCTCTACGCGAACTCGAATTTTACCTGTCATGTAACATGAACATAACAATATGGATatcgtataatataataattttacgcCAATTTCTAATGTTTCCATAATAAAGTGCGTGAATCGAAACAGTTTAGTACCACACGCCAATGTTACCACTGACAATAATGAATAccataaaaaaacttattttaatatgactaagaaattaaaagaacaatatattattaagtaattaatatattatagtccgtacaaaacgactcctcacgcgccattttaattatatGGGTCAATTGTCATATCAAAATTAcgggtttatttttaaaataaagactaaaatcgtacttttgacatgaaatttgacacaaaaagttaagtggcgcgtgaggagttaaatacGCGTTATTCAGTGCATAGACAatgcaaaatattaatttaataatgctAGAACAGTAAACTAAATTATATACACGATTATtatgtcatattatattataataatgattatattagaaatcacattattacaatttatgATTATATTGTaatcataaattataattattattattaatcatcatcctcaaccgatagacgtccactgctggacataggtctcttgtagtggTAGTAGTGTAATGTAGTGACTTCTACACGACAcggtccctgcgactcgtctgatgtcgtccgtccacctagtggggggggtcgtccaacgctgcgtcttccggtgcgaggtgcgattattattaatactaacGCGAAAAAAGAATATTGCACTTATATACATTTAAACTTCATTATATACATAAAATGTAAGCAATGATTGGAATTTTCGATTTTATAAATCGAAAAAAACTTTGTCTTAACTAACTCAACTAACAGTGTTTCCGAGATAGAACTAGCGTTAATTTAGAGGCGGCTTCTACAACTCAAACTACCCTCCAAATGGCGCATCCCTACCCACTCCCATGGCAGCCATTTAAATTATGTGCAAATGAAAGTTATAACTTGAAAGTCTGTAGGTACTTCATATGTCTTACAAATGGTCTTATTCGATTGGATACAATATTTTACATCGCATGACACCTAATAATGTCTAAAATAATGTCTTAAAATAAATCGATCAAAAATGCTTCGAAATCAaaaaaatgttctaaaaatttagaaaaaaatagattttaagtGATAACGAGTTGTAGAAGACACCGATAAATTATGGctagttcgatcccggacacactgtattttaatataaatgcaTATTCcgccaattttattttaattatgtacGTGCCAAAATACTTTTAGGAAATAACATTAGCTACCCTACTTTAATTAAACATATCTTTTCTCACATTATTATGTATGTTTCAGCAACAAAATTAACGGATTTCACTCCAATAAATATGAGTTTATATAAACTCGTTCGATGTATTACCAtactgttaaaataaaaaagagaaTTATACACTGTTGATggttctaataaaataaaatataactggtagctgtacataatataacagctctatttgaattgaaaaatattgatatttaatGATCCGTCAGAAACTTCTTGAACATAGATTTTTGGATCAACGCCCTGGGCCGTGATCATGCCGTGTCATCTTTTGTGCGGGATTAGCAAAGCCCTCCCTCGTCTTCGCCGCCTTGCTCCTTACTATCTTGAGTCGCTTCGAAAGAGCTCTGTATTCTCGAATTTACTTCGTTATCCATCTTCTGAAAAAAAACTGAGCTGAAGGTAACTTCGTTTTACcttaggccgcgattacacctgtaagttttactcacgtaaataACTTACGTAATTAAATGATAACAAATTTACTAAGACAAATGACACGTACAGAGTGTTTAGGTCAGTAAATTTTCGTTAGTTAATCAtgcaagctacttacgtgagtaacttacaggtgtaattacGGCCTCAGACCAAGGTCGAGGGATGTAGGGCCTATACTATTTTCAATATACCATGATATGGATTACAGTTcccaattttttatttcaccaatattacatttttacaaacgaaaaaaattaatagaataTACAAGGAAAACAAATCTGTattccttgtatatcatggaaaaaagaaaaatccGTATGGAGCGACATGCAGCAAATTCAACACACGTTTCAACTGTGCTTTGGAGGATTTATGTGGTGGTGGTGGCGCATATTTCTTTCTTGGTGGCTTACTttttctgcatgtttagcagtgtgAGGGCAAACGATGCATGTCGCATAATGCATGCTACACCATATAGATTGGACTGTCTTAGCGGACTTTCTCggtttgagaggagacccgtgctcagcagtAAACCGGCCACGGgttgattttttttgttgtttttttgttttaatgatgatgatgataggaagAGAAAGCCCTCACCGCTACGCTGTTAGCACTCGCGCTGACATACGAGGGTGCAGCGTTCTCGCGCACGCCGCCCTTGGGCACCGGCTCGAGCGCCTCCGGCAGCGGGATGGCAGTCGCCAGCCGCGCGTACTCCACGTCCATGCTGCGGATAAAGGGTGACGCGAGCGCCTTCTGCGCAGACTCGCGGTCCTCTTCGTCGTACGCTTGCAGCAATTGCTCGATGGTCTGCATCTCCGGAGCCTCGCAGTTGTTGCCCCATTCCTTAAATATAACCCACTAGATTATGCCAGCGACTTTGTCCacttggatttaggtatttaaatattccgtgggaacttCGATTTTCCTGGGATTTTCTTCATCCCCGGAATGTAAactatctctttaccaaatttcgtcaaaatcgttttaACACCTTTAAaaagcccatgggaactctttgatcttctgagataaaaagtactaCACATATCTGTGTTCAGGACAGATTTTTCGCAGACAACCCTATACCACCATGTTCATAATGAAATAATCTTTcttttaacttaaatttaatttactaaatcgaTTTACCTGTTTATACCTGCTTACCCAAGAGTATTCACGGAAAAAAAATAGTCAAcctaacgtttgcatattctatagacttcatactttcgattggtaCAGAATTTGTCTATTAACCAAACCAGTGAAATGTttataaataattgttaattaatcATACTCTGGACACAAAGTTTTTAGTCAACCCATTTGCAATATATTAATTGACATATTTAattcaatataaaatatttttcatctaTTAACCGGCTCAGAGGAGGTCATTGTTTACTATCTTAGGCTATTATAACGCACGCGAAACATCAGTAGCCCAATCTGAACAAGAAACGTGTGACTGACCATTCCAAAACAtgtgtatttaaattttaatcctTAGTCTATAACTTGTGCAAACCACGATGTAGCATTATAAGATTAAAATACTTGTTTTGCTAGTACTGTACCTTGTAGGCTTTCTCGGCTGCAACGGCATCGCCTCTCGCCAATTGCACGAGCACAATCGCAACTGTCAGCCTTCCGATCGCCAGGATGTTACCGGACTCTTGGTGGAAGCCGATTTCACGTCGAAGGCTATCCACTGCCTCATCATATCTAACCcaacagaaaaaattaaatatctgcatttttgataaaaagtacTTCAAGGGTGCAAGAGCATAATCACAACCATTCGTCACGATTGCCACTATATGCCAGCGTCTTGGtaatagcattttttttaaactttatcacACAACCAAagatatatctatatataaaaggaaaaggtgactgactgactgatctatcatcgcacagcttaaactactggacggattgggctgaaatttggcatgcagatatctattataaaGTAGGCATCcacaaaggatttttcaaaatttaacccctaggggtaaaatttttcaaaatttaacccctaggggtaaaatagaggtctaaaaatttgtgtagtccacgcggacgaagtcgcgggaataagctagttattatacaaAAGGCGGAGTTAAGGCTCGGGAACTCGGTTGGATCGGagcaattgatttttatttatatacatttaataaatttaatattttctttttttccgtGCTAATCTTCGAAAACGCTGAACCGATATTGATGAAACTTTTAGAGGGAAGGATTATGCAAGGCTACAGCTTAGCCCAGGAAAACGAAAGAGTTTGTAAAGATCGAATTAATCAAAGTGAACAAACCTTTGTAGTTTGACCAAGATTCTTGATGACTTGCTAATGTACTCTGAGCCTTGATGCTGGCCACTTTCagtctaaaattgaaaaattataatCAACTTAATGTGATGGTTTTTGTTAACCTGAATATATTGCTAAGTATATTGCTTTCGACGTCTACtggtggacataggtctcttgtagggactttctcacgccacggtcttgcgtcgcctgaatccagcggctgcctgcgactcgtctgatgtcgttcgtccacctagtgggggggtcttccaacgcggcgccttccggtgtgaggttgccattccagcaccttgagactccaacgtctatcggttttccgaactatgtgctctaTCCATTTCcccttcagcttcgtaacctgttgaactatgtcggttactctagttctcttacggatctcctcatttctgatttgatcacatagagtaGTTTAATATATAcagattaatttaatttctaattattatttctatgcTCTATGAGCGAGAAAAGATTTAATACGCAATGTAATATGACATGTCTTGGTTAAAAAGTTTTCGTCTAGTTTTTCGtcacttagaaaggattttcaaaaattccgctAGAGCAaagcgggggggggggggggggggggggttaaaTGGTTATAGTTACCGAAGAAACATCAGCGGCTTGCTGATAGAGCTTAACGGCCAACTCTGGAGCTTTCTCATCAATGATTTTCGCCACTTTATCCAGCACACTGGCCCCGGAGTCACCCGAGCCGTGTTGCTGGTACAACTCGCTCGAGTCGCAAGCGAGCGAGTACAGCTAGAACAATGAAATACTACATTCCCATGTAAAGAAATCGAAAAAATATTGGTTACTCTTGACAAAAACCTGGTcaggtgcgagtcagactcaagCAACGAGTGTTCCATACTACATGCATACTACAGAAtaagtaaaacggtaagaatcacttttgttaacgaaccgcaaaattaactttgtttgtagaggtttattatTAATAccaaaaaattgaattaaatattttaaaaacccaagACACAAAAACCACTAAAAGTATaaatagtaaagtttttatccaagcgctcgttgcGTCAGGGGACCATTAAAGGTAACAGAAACAGCTATGAAAGTCATCTGTTGTAGAAAGAATAGTTTCTGTTACCTTTAGCGGTCCCCCGACGCAATGAGCGCTTCGataaaaactttactatttatattaatctaaaatacatacttatttattatttttttactgtgtAGAGGTTTTTTGtcagggatttttgaaatttttcatttaatttttcattttaccCTTTTTAAGCTTTTTATCTTGAAATAGTTTGTGTAAAATATAGATATTACACACTATCAATCCAGTGTGTCGGCTTATTAGAATTTATCCTTATTAGAATTTGACTGGATACTAATATGTATCCAGATCGATGATCGACAGATGTGTTGATCGCATAGTAATAACCGGTCTAATAAGAAAACTAGAAAAGGGCTGATAATCTTCATACAGCTGAATAGATTTTCTTGGATTATAGCTAAGAACACTTGCGATCAAGCcacttttcaaacaaaaaaaactaaatcaaaatcgATTCATTTGTTTGAGTGCTACGGTGCCACAGACAGATACATAAACACACAGAtacacacgtcaaacttataacacccctctttTTGGATTGGGGTATAAAAAGTATGATAGAgcgttggttttattttttctgtaaaatatacataaatttctattgacaatattatttcaaatttttggtacggaaccctaaaaaatgataGCCTTGATCTGTTTTCATTAAGTAACCCATTCGAGACTATGTTGATTTGATTCATATCATAGAACTAAATTAGTACATACAGATAAAAATCGTATTCTAAAAAGCTGACATGAGTATATTATTTAGTTGTAAAAGAGTTGAAGCCTACAAGTTTTTATGTTTTGTCTGACCAGACTGGTCACATTAAATCATCTTTGATCCATTGTGATTGGGAATGCTCTTCTGAAatctgtttcctaccaattatatCTACTAGACAAATGTGTTCCATCTTAGGCCAAATCATCACGTCCCATCAGATGTGATTGTGACTACATTGTTGACTACagtgaatattaaaaataaaacatctcgAGTGTAGCTTATACTTTGATTACATGAACATACTTGATCAGGTGGAGTGATCTCTTTGCCGACTATAATAGCATTCTCGATTGCTTTGGCTGCATGGAAAAATGCGCGATTCTTCTTATAAAGCTCTGCAGCTTTGAAATAGCAATCCTTTGAAGTTTGCAAATCACGCGCAATGCGATAACATTGAGCTGaaacacaatattataaaataattcttaCCCATCCTTactcatactaatattatagatacaaaattgtgtctgtctgtctgtctatctgctagcttttcacggcttatccgttcaaacaattttaatgatttttaaaaatcttgtaggaactctttgattttccaggataaaaagtagccaatgtcaatCTCCAGGCCTTAGCCAAAAAATTACATAGATCCTTGCTCTGTtgtagcgtgattgaaggacaaatcaataatCATCAAACAAAAGACTCAGACTACAGTATCTACAGTTAAGTTGGGTTGGTCTCACTTTTTCCATAACCCATTGCCATGCCATTGAAACGATGAATGGGAATATAGTGAGACTCATGTCTCAGTATTCCCATTTAGAGCGTTTTTAAAAAcgattaataaaaatcaatatcgACGATAAGTATCTTACAGAAAATAACCACAACAAGACATAATGAAACAATATCTAGTGGTCAGAGTCAGACAGATAAAgatgacataatattaagtcTAGAATATTATTGATTTTCTTGGTCACGAATAGTCACAGTATAAAAAAACGCAACAGGAATAATGATCCAAATATTATCAGTATTACCGTCAATGGGAAAGCTCGACGGGAATAGTGAGACCCACCCATTAATTTCATTTAGTTATTTAAAGTTATAACGAccgataaaaatttaaaataactgaCCTGCTTGGCTGAATTCGTCAGCAGCAGAATCATAATCAGGTTTCCACTTCAGCAAGGATGTTTTTAAACTGGAATAACAATATGACatgaattattatataaataataaataacaaatataaataataagtaaggtacagtgcACACAAAACAAGTAGCCCTAGTGTCTGTAATATACAGTCGCTGCCAGAATACCATAAGTTCAGCCATTCACAATAAATGCGATTATAGCAAAGTGataagtttaattaattttgagctcttcaaaatcggtttatatTTGGCGGAGAAATCGCATAagaaacaaagtcaaagtcaaatgatttattcaaaataggtaataaattactcttattgatggtctggtatggtgttagatttgtaagataaagtggtgataattattacgcaaacttaaaactaaagctacgagggttccaaatgcgcccaggtcttGAACATCCAAAAAAACATACATTTGAATtgaaaacctcctccttttttgaagtcagttaaaaatatgctatgccagGTTAAAatcctactgtttactaagctatttcACTGAtcacgagcaatttactcttatccattgaggagttccgttgtccatctccgaagatattcatcagatctgtaccaaattaaaatgCGACCACCTCCGAAGTATgttctacaaaacaaaaaaagaatcatcaaaatcggttcataattgacggagtaattgcgtaacaaacatacaaaaaacttcctcccttttttgaagtcggttaaaaactatgAAATATCTCACATATTTGTAGATTTAAAATAATCATTTGTAGATTAGATTGGTGCCAATTACTCAGTAAGTCCATAGAGTCGCATTGCAACACAAGCCAggctagttttaatttattttaaacagtACCTAACCAATTCGCAAAGCTGCTTACTACAatgtttttttagaatatattattttataagtaaatatttttttagagcaTAGGCTTGTGCTTGAGAAAAAATCATGCCTTATGAAAAGCAATGATCAGGTTTATGTTGAAACACACTTGCTTAGATGATGAGTATTCACTGAtatagtgtttacttttaacttAGAACcggggaaatccaaaaccataggaAATACAGGGAAACTTTCCTAAGAAATAGGTTAGGTCTTTATTTGTGAAAATAATTTTgccataattaattttttgtgtcaagCGTGGGTTGGCCATAACAAGAAACAAACTTGACTAAGTTTGTATTATAATGCTGATTGATACAGTTTCATATAAGGATCATTTCATTGTATCGGAAGAAAAAAATTGGGACAGCAGAAGTTTTAAAttcaagtaaatattttttcatataggtaggtacatcataaaaaTCATACTCAAACTAGGTTTCTACTTATGTACAAATCAttccaaaaatattaatttcgaaaaCTTCAGTTTAACTGCCCCATAGTAAGCATAAGCACAATTcgcttaaataaaataaaataaatgttttttttcatttaaattaaacttttacaattagtAGTAGGTGACtacttacttttgaatcgtcaaatgcattaAACACAATGCATATAATGGTCAGGTTCGGAATGCTTTTACAATGCTTAGATTGCTTagatacttaaaactaaaatggAATAAAGTATAAAAGTAAAACACAGGAACGCAATGCAAAGCGCCTATAaaccataaattattatgtgtAAGAAAAGAAACTGCATCTACACCTCGGAGCAACAATCTTACAATTTCTCTGCAGTCTTGCAATGCTCTTGAGCTTCGTGGAGTTTAGCGGACATCTTATTGTAATTGCCAAATGCGATAGTGTTAAACTAATACACTAAGTACGTAGATTAtatacgtagtaggtacctaagttctGTTTCTTCTAAAATCAATACCTACCACAGATACCTACGGAGTACCTACCTTACGGAGTACGccctatatattataatactctttgggAGTACGCTATGGTACCTACGGACCAACTTTCcccgaccagaaaaaaaataTCCGTCTGTTGCCACCGGACAGGCGAAGCTTagcaaaatttttgtatgaaatagaTGACTTAAATGGACACAGCAGTAACCACAGAATAATAACTCataaattatgttaataatTCTCTGTGGTCATAAAAAATCAGTCGGAAATCCGAAATTTTCAGAATATTTGTACaacttttgataaataaatgtagTTTCAGCAAAATAACTTGTTAATCCATAGTGAAACTATGTAATATGCGACAAAAATCAAGCAAATCAAGCACCAGGAAAAGTataattagtatattttatGGGAAAACTTTCTAATGGTAAAAATACGTAAGgagtaatttattttcatataaaaagtGGCTTATACAAATCTGATATGTACAATTCAAGAAAGTGTCAACCAACTACCGAAAGTAAGGAATGAAAATAGgactgaacataatattatactaacagAGGACATAAGAAAATTAATATCCGAAAGAACAAAGCTCAGAGAAAAACCACTAAAAACAGACTTGGAAAAGAAACGactaaaatacttatataagAAAATAAGGAAGCTCTTAAAACTAAATAgacaaaactataaaataaaaatattccaaGAAGAGTTAGAGAGACGTAGATCTGTCAAACGAGGAAATAaacgtttaaaaaatactaaggAATGGATACCAATACTCAAAACTAAAAAAGACACAACTATTACGAATagaaaatcaattttaaagacAGCTACTGAATTCTACCGAAACTTACCTATATAAACTACCTGAGTCATATATAATAGACTCTACATTTAGAGATTCTGACTTGGTAGAGATTCCCACCTTTTTAGAAAGTGAAATTCGACATGTTATCAGTTCAGAGAAGACGGAGTAACAAACGACACCATTAAAACCATGATAGAGCCTATAACTCCAATCTTAACCAAACTCTTTAACGACATCATGTTTCAAGAGAAGATACCGGAACAATGGGAAACTTCTATTATAACACTACTTTATAAAAAGGGAAACCCCCAGGATATTAATAACTATAGACCAATCAGTCTTCTGCAGGCAACCTACAAAATATTTACTAAGGTCATACTATGTAGACTAAAAAGAGAGCTCGACTTCCAACAACCACGAGAACAGGCAGGCTTCCGAAGCAACTACTCTGCCTTAGATCATATTTTCACTTTAAAACAAGTTATAGAAAAATATGTAGAGTACAGAAAAACTTTATATGTAGCGTTTGTGGACTACACTAAGGCGTTTGATTCAATTTTTTACGAGGCTCTATGGGCTGCCCTGAGAGATCAGAACATACCTCCAAAATATATAAACATCCTGAAGGAAATCTACTCAAAAAGTAAAGGCCTTATAAAACTCGAGAAAAAAGGTAGAGTTTTTGATGTAGAGCGCGGAGTAAAACAAGGAGATCCGATCTCTCCAAATCTTTTTACAGCACTTTTAGAAAATATCTTTAGAAAATTGGATTGGACTAGCCTAGGGATAAATATAAACGGAGAAAATTTAAGCCATCTTCGCTTTGCAGACGACATAGTTATTGTTGCAGAAAACCATGACCAACTTTTATACATGTTAAAAAATCTAGATCACCATAGCAGAGAGTGTGGCTTAGAAATGAACCCCGAAAAAACTTGCATAATGACAAACGGAAATAAGCATTTAGTGCaaatacaagaaaaaaatataaaatatgttgaAGAATATGTGTACTTAGGCCAAACCATATCCTTTACGGGGCACTATGCTGAAGAAGTGGAAAGGAGAATAAAGAAAGCGTGGGTGGCATATTGGTCCTTAAAACACATATTCACGTCACACTTAGACATTAAACTGAAGAAGGTAGCACTACACTTCGTTGTGACTCCAACACTTCTATACGGTTGCCAGACATGGCCAATAACTATGGacataatacataaaatacaggTTGCTCAGAGAGCTATGGAAAGGAGCATGCTAGGCCTAAGACTAAAAGACAAAATCAAGAATAAATTgataagaaaaaagaaaaattattgaCGCGGCAAAGTTAGCATGTCTCCTCAAATGGCGCTGGGCCGGACACATAGCAAGAgcaaccgatggacgttggaCGGAGAAAATTCTCCATTGGTATCCACGAGACGCGCGCCGACCGAGAGGCCGGCCGAGGCGCCGCTGGCACGATGACATTGCAGCGTTGGCGGGAAATACCTGGACCAGGCTGGCGAGAGATAGAGACAGATGGAAAGggatggaggaggcctatgcccAAAAATGGGTATTCCAATGACATAGCGAAGTTAGTGAATGACATTATATTTGTACAATTTAATTGGttgactaaaaataataattgacttttatattatataatttaactgACTATTCTAATTTGTTTTTGACATAAGTACTTACAAactcacaatattattataaatctaagacgatgtgattattttaattttttttttttttttttttattaatgatgattatttttaccaaaaactgttataaaacttataaaattgtacctacctataaaaactataacgaatatcatattgcataattgtttgaatttttgtaatataaattgttaatcttaatattatgtaggtaagtacttctaATTGTCATATCAACTGTAATTTTTGTGATAAATTGTATGTATCCATAAGATTGAATtggaataaaggctttatttatttatttattttatttataaaaagtggctgtgacatacggacggacagacggacagacagacatgacgaatctataggggttccgttttttgcca
This genomic interval carries:
- the gammaSnap1 gene encoding gamma-soluble NSF attachment protein isoform X2 — encoded protein: MSAKLHEAQEHCKTAEKFLKTSLLKWKPDYDSAADEFSQAAQCYRIARDLQTSKDCYFKAAELYKKNRAFFHAAKAIENAIIVGKEITPPDQLYSLACDSSELYQQHGSGDSGASVLDKVAKIIDEKAPELAVKLYQQAADVSSTESGQHQGSEYISKSSRILVKLQRYDEAVDSLRREIGFHQESGNILAIGRLTVAIVLVQLARGDAVAAEKAYKEWGNNCEAPEMQTIEQLLQAYDEEDRESAQKALASPFIRSMDVEYARLATAIPLPEALEPVPKGGVRENAAPSYVSASANSVAMDNEVNSRIQSSFEATQDSKEQGGEDEGGLC
- the gammaSnap1 gene encoding gamma-soluble NSF attachment protein isoform X1; this translates as MSAKLHEAQEHCKTAEKFLKTSLLKWKPDYDSAADEFSQAAQCYRIARDLQTSKDCYFKAAELYKKNRAFFHAAKAIENAIIVGKEITPPDQLYSLACDSSELYQQHGSGDSGASVLDKVAKIIDEKAPELAVKLYQQAADVSSTESGQHQGSEYISKSSRILVKLQRYDEAVDSLRREIGFHQESGNILAIGRLTVAIVLVQLARGDAVAAEKAYKEWGNNCEAPEMQTIEQLLQAYDEEDRESAQKALASPFIRSMDVEYARLATAIPLPEALEPVPKGGVRENAAPSYVSASANSVAKMDNEVNSRIQSSFEATQDSKEQGGEDEGGLC